CTGCCCGGCCTGCGTCATGTCTCTCCTAATGTCTTCTGCGTCTACACACCATAGGCTTGTGCGGAAGTCCTCGTGTCACCGATGTCGGTGGTGTGCCGTACCTGGTCCCAGTGGTTCAGAAGCACAAGGTGATTTTCATGTTAGTTAGTGTTAGTGGAGATAATGCGCAGTGTCCTGTAGGGAGTGGGATTATTACATTACTGTGTCACCTCCTCTCAGGAATATGACATGAACAGTGTATCAAAGGAGCTGGAGCTCCCAGGAGCCTTCATCCTcggtgcagctgctgctccctCCAGGATTGTTGGAATGAACGCAGAGGTAAGTCGTTTTTAGCTCTGTCACACCACAGGTACTGAAGTATCTTCACTTATCGCACTTTAGAGCTGCATATGTGATGCCTCCTGAAGGATGCAACTCTCCACTCAACATGCAAAACAACGATTTGTCAAAACAGTggttaaaaatcaatcaaaaaactGGTAGCAGTGACATCTTATGTCAGAAAGTTTTAACATCTTTTATCAGCATGTCTGGCTACAAAGTAAATATTAAACGGCAAAAGACAAACTTTGGGTGCTCGTGTGATTGCTTTCTGGAGTTTGGACTGAAAGCTGCACATCTGGTAAGCAAAGGCCACGCTGGTCTGCTGTGGAGCAACAGATTTAATTCTTGCAGGAGTTACTGGCTGTTAAATGATGGAGAAATCCACTGAAATGCACTGAGGAGAGTTTCATAGGGGATTTCTCCACTGTAAAGTGTCGTACAGTCATTGTAAACCTGCAGTTTGTAACACAGAAGTTGATGGACTGAATGCTCTTGTCCCCAGCTGATGCCTCTGGTTCTGACTGAAACGGAGGGGAAGCCTGCAGTGAACTGCAGCTACTTCTCCTCCATCAATCCAGCCGATGGCCAGTGTCTGCAAGAAAAATACAGGGACAAATTCTCTGACTGCAATTTTGGACTGCTGGGCAATCTGTACGCCTGTGAGGGGAAGCCTGGAAAGGTAATGAGTGTCATCTGATCAAACAGGATCTGCAGCTTTTTGTCTCAGAGAATGAGCGATGGTGCGGAACATCTCTGGTTAAATATGAACTTAAACACAATTATCTGCGAGTCAATATCCTTGCTAAAGTAGTTGTTGTGTGTGAACTTCGACCCCGTCACTTGTACTACCTCATCGTGTGAGAAGATACACATTAACGGAGGGAAAGTGGCTGTAAATGTTGAGTTGTCGGGCCCCTCCAGGTCTTAGAGGTGCGGGCCAAGAAGAGAACGGGGGGCCACAGCCTGGTGACGGCCTTGAGGAACACGCTTGCCGGTCACTACCCTGATAAAAGCCTGGCTCTGGGAGGCACCTTCATCATCCAAAAAGGGAAAGCTAAAATCCACATCATGGTAAATACTGGACATGATGCAGAGGAGCATGACTGATAGTTACTGACACTTGCATggattaatttattttctcctcatcGATAGCCAAGAGAGTTCTCTGCCTGCCCACTCAACACCAACGATGACGTCAACAACTGGCTCAAGCACTTTGAGGTCAGCGCCCCGCTCATCTGCCAGTCAGTGCTGTTGTCCAAAGACCCTGTGAGTAAAgcagacacactctcacctccgtgagataaaacatgtttatgGTTTTAGCGTCTATCAGCAGTGAATCTGTAAAGCAGGCGGCTCTGGAGG
This window of the Pempheris klunzingeri isolate RE-2024b chromosome 14, fPemKlu1.hap1, whole genome shotgun sequence genome carries:
- the c14h11orf54 gene encoding ester hydrolase C11orf54 homolog produces the protein MADISKTEKVQLHAPGLEELRGVLQAGLEDNFAEVQVSVVECPDLTKEPFLFPVKGLCGSPRVTDVGGVPYLVPVVQKHKEYDMNSVSKELELPGAFILGAAAAPSRIVGMNAELMPLVLTETEGKPAVNCSYFSSINPADGQCLQEKYRDKFSDCNFGLLGNLYACEGKPGKVLEVRAKKRTGGHSLVTALRNTLAGHYPDKSLALGGTFIIQKGKAKIHIMPREFSACPLNTNDDVNNWLKHFEVSAPLICQSVLLSKDPGLDLRVEHTHCFSHHGEGGHYYIDTTPDSVEYLGYFMPAEFVYRIDRPKQTHGVGRD